GGTCATCATCGCCGGCGCCGGCGGCGCGGCCCACCTGCCCGGCATGGCCGCGGCGTTGACGGAACTGCCGGTGTTCGGCGTTCCCGTCGAATCCAGGACGCTCAAGGGCATCGATTCGCTCTATTCGATCGTGCAGATGCCCGCAGGCATCCCGGTCGGCACACTCGCCATCGGCAAGGCCGGCGCGATCAACGCGGCGCTGCTTGCCGCTTCCGTGCTGGCATTGTCCGACCCGGCTCTGTCGGATCGCCTCGCCGCCTGGCGCAAGGCGCAGACCGAGGCGGTTGCCGAGCGCCCGGAGGACAAGGCGTGACTGACGCAAAGCAGGTGAAGCTGAAGCCCGGCGACACCATCGGAATCCTCGGCGGCGGACAATTGGGGCGGATGCTGGCCATGGCCGCCGCGCGGCTTGGCCTGCGCTGCCAGATATTCTCGCCCGATCCGGATTCGCCGGCCTTCGACGTGGTGCTGAACGCGACCTGCGCCGAATATGCCGACGTCGAGGCGCTGGAGTTGTTCGCGGGCGACGTCGACGTCATCACCTATGAATTCGAGAACGTGCCGTCCGCGGCTGCAATGGTGCTGAACGCGCGCCGCCCGGTGCTGCCGAACCGCAAGATCCTCGAGACCACGCAGGACCGGCTCGCCGAGAAGGATTTCGTGACCAAGCTCGGCATCGGCACCGCGGCCTATGCCGACGTCACCTCGGTGGCCTCGCTGCGCGAGGCGATCCTGAGGATTGGCCTGCCGGCGGTGCTGAAGACCCGCCGCTTCGGCTATGACGGCAAGGGCCAGGCCATCATCCGCGAGGGCGACGACATCGCCAAGGTGTGGACCAGCCTCGCCACCAAATCGGCGATCCTGGAAGCCTTCGTGCCCTATGAGCGCGAGATTTCCGTGATCGCCGCGCGCTCGGCCACCGGCGAGGTCGAGTGCTTCGACGTCACCGAGAACGAGCACCGCGACCACATCCTGAAGATTTCGCGCGCGCCTGCGCCGATCCCGGATACGCTCGCCGAGGAAGCGCGCAGCATTGCCGGCAAGATCGCAACCGCGCTCGACTATGTCGGCGTGCTGGCGGTGGAGATGTTCGTGCTCGCCAACGGCACCGGACCGAAGGTGCTGGTCAACGAGGTCGCCCCGCGCGTGCACAATTCCGGGCACTGGACGCTCGACGGCGCCTCAGTCTCGCAGTTCGAGCAGCACATCCGCGCCATCGCCGGCTGGCCGCTCGGCAAGCCCGTGCGTCACGGCGAGGTCGTCACCATGACCAATCTGATCGGCGACGAGATCCACGATTACGAGAAGTGGCTGAGCGTGCCGGGTGCGACCGTGCACGTCTACGGCAAGGGCGCGCCGCGCCCGGGCCGCAAGATGGGCCATGTCACCGAAGTCAGGCCGCCGAAGTTCAAGTAACGGGACCGCAGCGAATGCTGCGATCCCGCCTGTCGGCTAGGCCGTCTTCACGCCGGCGACGACGCCGGCGGGCTCCTCGCTGAGCCAGCGATAGATCACTCCGCCCAGCGCGCCGCCGATCAGCGGTGCGACCCAGAACAGCCAGAGCTGCGCCAGCGCCCAGCCGCCGACGAATAGCGCCGGGCCCGTGCTGCGCGCCGGGTTCACCGAGGTGTTGGTGACGGGGATGCTGACGAGATGGATCATCACCAGCGCAAGCCCGATCGCGAGCGGCGCAAAGCCCGCGGGCGCGCGGCCATGCGTTGAGCCCATGATGACGAACAGGAACATCATCGTCATCACCACCTCTGTGATGAAGCACGCGACCATGCTGTACTGGCCGGGCGAATGCGCGTCATAGCCGTTCGAGGCGAATCCCTTGGTAATGTCGAAACCGGGGGCGCCGCTTGCGATCACATAGAGCAGCTCGGCGGCGACGATCGCACCGCAGACCTGTGCGATCACGTAAGGCAGGATCTGGCCCGCCGGAAAGCGCCCGCCGGCGGCAAGCCCGATGGTGACGGCCGGATTGAGGTGGCAGCCCGAGATGTGGCCGATCGCATAGGCCATGGTGACGACGCTCAAGCCGAACGCCAGGGAGACACCGACGAGGCCGATGCCGACCTGGGGGAACCCGGCCGCGATCACGGCGCTGCCGCAGCCGGCGAATGTGAGCCAGAATGTGCCGATGGCCTCGGCGGCGTATTTCTTCATATCCATGTGGCGTCTCCCCTGATTGCAAGATCTCCGGATCAACTTCCGGAAAGCGGCCCGTCCTGGGCGCCAAATCACCCCAAAATAGGGCCGCATAGGGCATTTTCGCCGCATTTAATGGCTGAACTTGGCCCGAAAACCCGCTTGGCCGGTGGACATCAGGGGTTTTGTCTGATACATCCGCGCCCTCAGGTTAAGGGCTTGTGCGTTTTGCCATCCCCTTTGACTTACCAGAATTCAAATCCGATCCACTGAAGAGGATGCCGCGTGCAGGTTCTCGTTCGCGATAACAATGTCGATCAAGCCCTCAAGGCGCTGAAGAAGAAGATGCAGCGCGAGGGTATTTTCCGCGAGATGAAGCTCCGCGGTCATTACGAGAAGCCCTCCGAGAAGAAGGCCCGCGAAAAGGCCGAAGCCGTGCGCCGTGCGCGCAAGCTGGCCCGCAAGAAGCTGCAGCGCGAAGGCCTGCTGCCGATGAAGCCGAAGCCGGTGTTCGGCGCCGGTCCCGGCGGTGAGCGTGGCGGCCGCGGCGGCCCGGGTGCTGGTCCGCGCGGACCGCGCTGATTTGCCGAACTTGTAAGATCTCAGTTTTCGATGACGCGGGCCCCTGGCCCGCGTTATTGTTTTGTGAGCGGTGCCTTGCTGGGACAGGGCACTACCGATGCGGCACTGACGCGCGACGAGATCCGGATGAATCGTCATCGCGCTTTGGATTGTTGTTCGAGCATGATCCGGAAGAGCGCTGCGCACTCTTCCGGATCATGCTCTAGCGCGAGCGAACGGTAGATGGCCTCCCTTTTTCCCGAGCGCGGCTTGGCGCGACTCCGCCAGATCTGGCAGCAGCCGCCCGCGCTGGCTTTGATGGGAGTTGTGCTATGTGGCTGCTCCTTCGACCTGGGATCGCTGATGCCGGAGAAGGACAAGCCGCAGGAGGCGCCCAAGGCCGCCACCGCTGCCGAGAGCGCGGTCAGCGCCGGCAACGTCACCGAGGCCCAGTCGCACACCGCAAAGGCCCAGTCCCTCGCCAAGTCGGGCGAGACCGCGGCTGCGCTCGACGAGTTCAATCGCGCGGTCGGGCTCGACCCCTACAATGCGCAGGCGCTCTATGGCCGCGCCCTGATCTACCAGGGCAACAACCAACACGATTTCGCCATCGCCGATTTCAGCGCCGCGAGCGGGCTCAATCCGCAGAAGGTCGAGCCGCTGCTCGGCCGCGCCAACAGCTATCTCGCGCTCGGCAAATTCAAGGAGGCCGCGGCCGACCTGGACGAGGCCTCCGAGGCCGATCCGCACAATGCCCAGGTCTGGACCGCTCGCGGTCAGGCCTATGAGCGGCTCGGCGACAAGGCCAGGGCCGCCGCATCCTACAACAAGGCGGTCGCTCTTCGTCCACGCGACGACGCCGCCCGCAGCGGTCTCGCCCGCGTCGGCGGCTGACGGTTTTGGCGCCGCGCAGGCGCCGACTTAATCGGGGGTCCCGCTCTTCGGCAGAACGGCGTGGAACATCGACTTCATGCCGGACAGCATCTCGTCGGCGACATTGCTCTTCTTCGTCCTCGGCATGGTCGCGCCGGCATCGGCGCGCAGGTCGAGCGGCGGTGCGATCACCGGCACCGGAATGTCGGCCGGTGGCGTCAGCCGGTTCGGATCGTCATTGCCGACCGAGGCCGTATAGGGCGGGTTCGCCTGTGACGCGCCGTCATTGCCATACATCTCGGTCGACGGCGTCGACACCGTGATCGGCGGCGGCAACGGACGCACCGCGGACGGCTCCGTCATCGCGCGCGGGGCTTCTGGGGTACGGGCCGCTTCCCGCACCGCAGGCTCCGCCGGCTTCTCGGCCGGCTTGACCTCTGAAGACTTGGTTTCAGAAGACTTGGTTTCAGAAGACTTGGTTTCAGAAGACTTGGTTTCGGAGGATCTGGCCTCGGCAGCCTTGCCCTCGGGCGATTTGCGCAGGCGCTCGATGGCGGCGCGCGCGAGATCGTTGGCGTCGGGAGTTGCGGCCGGGGTTGCCGCAGCCGGCGCCGAATTGGCCTCCACCACCGGTGCGGCAGGCGCGGGCGCCGCCGCGGGGGTCGACTTGGCGGCGGCCTTCTCGCGCGCGCCGTTGCGGCCGCGCGGACCGGTCTCGGCGGGAGTCACGTCGGCGGCCTTTTCAGCGCTCTTGGAATCGGCCGGATGGTCGGCAGACTTGTCAGCAGGCTTCTCGGCCGCTGCCTTGTCGGAGACGCTCTTCTCGGAGACACCCTTGGCCTTGACGCCGGGCGCCGGAAGGTTGGCGACGTCGGCGGGCTTGCCGCTCTTGCCGGCGTCGGCGGGGGCGACCACGGCCGCAGGGGCGTCGGCCGGCTTGGCGTTAATGTAATGATTAACGATGTAGGCCCCGATGATCGTCGCGAGCACCGAGGGGAAAATATCCATCGATATTTTAGCGAGGTATTTCAGCATTTCTCGGCCACTCCCCGCGCGATCTGATGCGGGAACTTTGGGGCATTGTAAGGGATCAACTGCGACGGATCGATGGCAAAAGGTAACCCGCGCCTTACGGCTTCAGCTCGATTTCAAGGAACACGATCTCGGTTGAGGTTTCGTTAAGTACGTCGTGTTGGACGCCGGCCTTGCGGAAGTAGGATTTTCCCGCCGCAAGCTGCGCCTTGGACCGCTCGCCATTGGGCGCCACGATGGTCATCTCCCCCGCCACCACGGGCACGATGACGTAGTCCATGCCATGGGTGTGATGCCCCGTGGCACTGCCCGGCGCGAGCCGCCACTCGGTCACTCGGACCTGCTCGTTCTCGATTTGAACCTCGGATTTGGCGGCAAGCATCGGGAATCCTTCTACGGGACGAACACCATGAACACGTAGACGGCAAATACCACCATATGGACCAGCCCGAACAGGACGTTGGTCCTGCCGGTGCCGAAGGTCAGCATGCTCAGCAAGAATGTCAGGAACAGCAGCGCCGTGTTCTGGGGGTTGAGGCCCAGCACGAGCGGCTGGTCGAGGGCATAGGTGGCGATCCCGACCGCCGGGATGGTCAGGCCGATGGTTGCAAGCGAGGAACCGAGCGCCAGGTTGATGCTCTTCTGGAGGTCGTTCTTGCGCGCCGCCGCGATCGCCGAGACGCCCTCCGGCATCAGGATCAGGAGCGCGACCAGGAGGCCGGCAAAGGCCGGTGGCGCGCCGATCCTGACGGCGACGGCGTCGACCACCAGCGAGAATTTCTTGGCGAGGAGGACGACGGCCAGGAGCGAGATCAGCAGCAGCGCGACGCTGAGCGCCAGCATCTTGCCCGACAGATGCGCTTCCGCGCTTTCGCCCTCCGCCCGCTCGTGGACGAAGTAGTCCTTGTGCAGAACGGTCTGGGTGTAGAGAAACACGCCGTAAAGCACGATCGTCACGAGGTCGACGAAGCCGAGCTGAAGCGTCGAATAGATCGGGCCCGGCGTGGTCAGCGTGTAATTGGGCATGATCAGCGTGATGGTCGCCATCGCGGTCAACACGCTGAGATAGACGTTGGCGCCCGAGACCTGAAAACCCTGCTCGCGGTAACGCATGCCGCCGATGAAGACGCAGAGACCGACGAGGCCGTTGCAGACGATCATCACCACCGCGAAGACGGTGTCGCGCGCAAGCTCGGGGGCCGGCTTGTCGCCAAGCATGATGGTGGTGATCAGCGCGACCTCGATGATGGTGACCGCCAGCGTCAGCAGCAGGGTGCCGAAGGGCTCGCCGATCCGCTCCGCGATCACCTCGGAATGGTGAACGGCCGCGAACACGGTGCCGAAAAGAATCACCAGCAGCACGATCGCGAACAGGCCACCGCCGGCCGACAGCGTGAAGCTGTAGCCGGTCGCGGTGACGATCAGGAACAGCAGCACCGCCAGAGCGGGGAAGATCCATGACGACCGCGGCATCGGTCCGTGTGCGCTCATACAGGCGATTCCTTCAATAGACAGACGGATTATGCGCGAGAAGATCGCGCCCGTCAGCCCTCAGGAGCCATTGATGAACTGGCGCGCGATCT
This is a stretch of genomic DNA from Bradyrhizobium sp. CB2312. It encodes these proteins:
- the purE gene encoding 5-(carboxyamino)imidazole ribonucleotide mutase → MTAPIAIIMGSQSDWETMRHAADTLAALGIAADTRIVSAHRTPDRLFAFAKGAKAAGHKVIIAGAGGAAHLPGMAAALTELPVFGVPVESRTLKGIDSLYSIVQMPAGIPVGTLAIGKAGAINAALLAASVLALSDPALSDRLAAWRKAQTEAVAERPEDKA
- a CDS encoding 5-(carboxyamino)imidazole ribonucleotide synthase, translating into MTDAKQVKLKPGDTIGILGGGQLGRMLAMAAARLGLRCQIFSPDPDSPAFDVVLNATCAEYADVEALELFAGDVDVITYEFENVPSAAAMVLNARRPVLPNRKILETTQDRLAEKDFVTKLGIGTAAYADVTSVASLREAILRIGLPAVLKTRRFGYDGKGQAIIREGDDIAKVWTSLATKSAILEAFVPYEREISVIAARSATGEVECFDVTENEHRDHILKISRAPAPIPDTLAEEARSIAGKIATALDYVGVLAVEMFVLANGTGPKVLVNEVAPRVHNSGHWTLDGASVSQFEQHIRAIAGWPLGKPVRHGEVVTMTNLIGDEIHDYEKWLSVPGATVHVYGKGAPRPGRKMGHVTEVRPPKFK
- the aqpZ gene encoding aquaporin Z; protein product: MDMKKYAAEAIGTFWLTFAGCGSAVIAAGFPQVGIGLVGVSLAFGLSVVTMAYAIGHISGCHLNPAVTIGLAAGGRFPAGQILPYVIAQVCGAIVAAELLYVIASGAPGFDITKGFASNGYDAHSPGQYSMVACFITEVVMTMMFLFVIMGSTHGRAPAGFAPLAIGLALVMIHLVSIPVTNTSVNPARSTGPALFVGGWALAQLWLFWVAPLIGGALGGVIYRWLSEEPAGVVAGVKTA
- the rpsU gene encoding 30S ribosomal protein S21; this encodes MQVLVRDNNVDQALKALKKKMQREGIFREMKLRGHYEKPSEKKAREKAEAVRRARKLARKKLQREGLLPMKPKPVFGAGPGGERGGRGGPGAGPRGPR
- a CDS encoding tetratricopeptide repeat protein, with amino-acid sequence MASLFPERGLARLRQIWQQPPALALMGVVLCGCSFDLGSLMPEKDKPQEAPKAATAAESAVSAGNVTEAQSHTAKAQSLAKSGETAAALDEFNRAVGLDPYNAQALYGRALIYQGNNQHDFAIADFSAASGLNPQKVEPLLGRANSYLALGKFKEAAADLDEASEADPHNAQVWTARGQAYERLGDKARAAASYNKAVALRPRDDAARSGLARVGG
- a CDS encoding cupin domain-containing protein — protein: MLAAKSEVQIENEQVRVTEWRLAPGSATGHHTHGMDYVIVPVVAGEMTIVAPNGERSKAQLAAGKSYFRKAGVQHDVLNETSTEIVFLEIELKP
- a CDS encoding ionic transporter y4hA, producing MSAHGPMPRSSWIFPALAVLLFLIVTATGYSFTLSAGGGLFAIVLLVILFGTVFAAVHHSEVIAERIGEPFGTLLLTLAVTIIEVALITTIMLGDKPAPELARDTVFAVVMIVCNGLVGLCVFIGGMRYREQGFQVSGANVYLSVLTAMATITLIMPNYTLTTPGPIYSTLQLGFVDLVTIVLYGVFLYTQTVLHKDYFVHERAEGESAEAHLSGKMLALSVALLLISLLAVVLLAKKFSLVVDAVAVRIGAPPAFAGLLVALLILMPEGVSAIAAARKNDLQKSINLALGSSLATIGLTIPAVGIATYALDQPLVLGLNPQNTALLFLTFLLSMLTFGTGRTNVLFGLVHMVVFAVYVFMVFVP